One genomic region from Jiangella sp. DSM 45060 encodes:
- a CDS encoding Rv1355c family protein gives MTDATNGASWRPELVDDPERLAGLRADSAVQVVDTIEQQQRDLARLLSAPSPEIVGEPARWYYYPWRRTLVHLLGPEAFQRLRTDRNRNKITAEEQQRLRRVSVGIVGLSVGHAIAHTLALEGSCGHIRLADFDEIELSNLNRIPGTIFDLGVNKAVVVARRIAELDPYIEVSIEPSGLTLDTVDDFLGGLDVVVEECDSFDVKLALRDGARRHRLPLVMETSDRGLLDVERYDLEPDRPLFHGLLGDARPADLMGLSTHDKVPYVLRVLEPSELSASMAASMTEVDETLNTWPQLGGDITLGAATVAAAVRKLGLGAPLPSGRARVDLEAVLSKLADPPPAADADFGADLVVDPEPAPAEPRAAVVHAARLAPSGGNTQPWTFTLGPGRLDIGLDRTQTSTLDVAFRGSYVAIGAALFNARVAAARHGLLGDVEIRPDGDHVAGLRFGTASDPELADLYDAMLRRVSNRHVNEPRPLPPETKDVLRAAAAAESGDVHLVTGRDHLQELAELLGESDRLRYLTEHLHREMMRELRWPGIDALDWGIDVRTLELDRSDLAKLGVARRSDVMAVLAEQDLGRALGESTRDRVEAAGGLAVVSVAGSSPADYVRGGQAVERVWIEAERLGLAVHPMSPVFIFGVDDADFEQLSPRYSDRLRRLRDDFAGIVGLGRRHVALVMRIGYAPSVSVRSRRLSADRTVRDALEAGSNL, from the coding sequence ATGACCGATGCCACGAACGGGGCCAGCTGGCGCCCTGAGCTGGTGGACGACCCCGAGCGGCTGGCCGGCCTGCGCGCCGACTCCGCGGTGCAGGTCGTCGACACCATCGAGCAGCAGCAGCGTGACCTCGCCCGGTTGCTCTCCGCGCCCTCACCGGAGATCGTCGGCGAGCCGGCGCGGTGGTACTACTACCCGTGGCGGCGCACCCTGGTGCATCTGCTCGGGCCCGAGGCCTTCCAGCGGCTGCGCACCGACCGCAACCGCAACAAGATCACCGCCGAGGAACAGCAGCGGCTGCGCCGCGTCTCCGTCGGCATCGTCGGCCTCAGCGTCGGCCACGCCATCGCGCACACGCTGGCGCTGGAGGGCAGCTGCGGGCACATCCGGCTGGCCGACTTCGACGAGATCGAGCTGTCCAACCTCAACCGCATTCCGGGGACGATCTTCGACCTCGGTGTGAACAAGGCGGTCGTGGTGGCCCGCCGCATCGCCGAGCTGGACCCGTACATCGAGGTGAGCATCGAGCCGTCCGGCCTCACCCTCGACACCGTCGACGACTTCCTCGGCGGCCTGGATGTCGTCGTCGAGGAGTGCGACTCCTTCGACGTGAAGCTGGCCCTGCGCGACGGTGCGCGGCGGCACCGGCTGCCGCTCGTCATGGAGACCAGCGATCGCGGCCTGCTCGACGTCGAGCGCTACGACCTCGAGCCGGACCGGCCGCTGTTCCACGGGCTGCTCGGCGACGCACGCCCGGCCGACCTCATGGGCCTGTCGACGCACGACAAGGTCCCGTACGTGCTGCGGGTGCTCGAGCCGAGCGAGCTGTCGGCGTCGATGGCCGCGTCGATGACGGAGGTCGACGAGACCCTCAACACCTGGCCGCAGCTGGGCGGCGACATCACGCTGGGCGCCGCGACGGTGGCCGCCGCGGTCCGCAAGCTCGGCCTGGGCGCGCCGCTGCCGTCCGGTCGGGCCCGGGTCGACCTCGAAGCCGTGCTGTCCAAGTTGGCCGATCCGCCGCCGGCCGCCGACGCCGACTTCGGCGCCGACCTCGTCGTCGACCCCGAACCGGCGCCGGCCGAGCCGCGTGCCGCCGTCGTGCACGCCGCGCGGCTGGCGCCGTCGGGCGGCAACACCCAGCCGTGGACGTTCACGCTCGGCCCCGGCCGGCTGGACATCGGCCTCGATCGCACACAGACGTCCACGCTGGACGTCGCGTTCCGCGGCAGCTACGTCGCCATCGGCGCGGCGCTGTTCAACGCGCGGGTCGCGGCCGCCCGGCACGGGCTGCTCGGCGACGTCGAGATCCGGCCCGACGGCGACCACGTGGCCGGCCTGCGCTTCGGCACCGCCTCCGACCCGGAGCTGGCCGACCTGTACGACGCCATGCTGCGGCGGGTCTCGAACCGGCACGTCAACGAGCCCAGGCCGCTGCCGCCGGAGACGAAGGACGTGCTGCGCGCGGCCGCCGCGGCCGAGAGCGGCGACGTCCACCTCGTCACCGGGCGTGACCACCTGCAGGAGCTGGCTGAGCTACTGGGCGAGTCCGACCGGCTGCGTTACCTCACCGAGCACCTGCACCGCGAGATGATGCGCGAGCTGCGCTGGCCCGGCATCGACGCGCTGGACTGGGGCATCGACGTCCGGACGCTCGAGCTGGACCGCTCCGACCTCGCGAAGCTGGGCGTGGCGCGGCGGTCCGACGTCATGGCCGTCCTCGCCGAGCAGGACCTCGGCCGGGCGCTCGGCGAGTCCACCCGCGACCGCGTCGAGGCCGCCGGCGGGCTGGCCGTCGTCTCCGTCGCGGGGTCGTCGCCGGCCGACTACGTGCGCGGCGGCCAGGCCGTCGAGCGGGTCTGGATCGAGGCCGAGCGGCTCGGCCTCGCCGTCCACCCGATGTCGCCGGTGTTCATCTTCGGGGTCGACGACGCCGACTTCGAGCAGCTGTCGCCGCGGTACTCCGACCGGCTTCGCCGGCTGCGTGATGATTTCGCCGGGATCGTCGGACTTGGGCGGAGGCACGTCGCACTGGTGATGCGGATCGGATACGCTCCTAGCGTCAGCGTCCGGAGCCGCCGCCTGTCTGCCGACCGCACCGTTCGGGACGCCCTGGAGGCAGGGAGCAATCTATGA
- a CDS encoding MFS transporter, translating to MSTPPASYRHVFGVAEFRWLWLAHLLSVIGDQLARVALTLLVFDRTESAGLAALTYALTYLPDLVGGATLAGLADRFPRRDVMVAADLARAALVAAMAIPGVPLAAQVCLLAVVQLLAAPFSAARQAALPDILSGDRLALGLGVFSMTYQAALVVGFGAGAALVAGLGAPTALLVDAVTFLLSAVLIARGMGPHRPVAPPPGPAPGTQAPPGQWATVRAGWRVVVGDPRLLTLLAIACCSGFYVVPEGLAVPFAAEIDAGSSGVGWLLVANPVGTVVGMLVLGRLRPERRLALMGPLAVASSLVLIPTGLLPGLTLSVVLWTVSGACSAHDMVVQAAYVQSVPAHRRGQAVGLAIAALRAAQGLAIVAAGVLAQFLSPSTIILVAAIVGTLAAGAAWHRWSRLASPRAHPPPQGEAGSLLDRSRTAGNTP from the coding sequence ATGTCTACGCCGCCGGCTTCCTACCGCCACGTCTTCGGCGTGGCGGAGTTCCGCTGGCTGTGGCTGGCGCACCTGCTCTCCGTCATCGGCGACCAGCTCGCGCGCGTGGCGCTGACCCTGCTGGTGTTCGACCGGACGGAGTCGGCCGGACTGGCCGCGCTGACCTACGCGCTGACGTACCTCCCGGACCTCGTCGGCGGCGCGACGCTGGCCGGACTGGCCGACCGGTTCCCGCGGCGCGACGTCATGGTGGCCGCCGACCTCGCGCGGGCGGCACTGGTGGCGGCCATGGCGATCCCCGGCGTCCCACTGGCCGCGCAGGTGTGCCTGCTGGCCGTGGTGCAGCTGCTGGCGGCGCCGTTCTCGGCCGCGCGACAGGCGGCGCTGCCGGACATCCTGAGCGGCGACCGGCTGGCCCTCGGGCTCGGCGTCTTCTCCATGACCTACCAGGCGGCGCTCGTCGTCGGCTTCGGCGCCGGCGCGGCGCTCGTCGCGGGGCTGGGCGCACCCACCGCCCTGCTGGTCGACGCGGTGACGTTCCTGCTGTCGGCGGTGCTGATCGCGCGCGGTATGGGCCCGCACCGTCCCGTCGCGCCGCCGCCGGGCCCGGCGCCGGGCACCCAGGCGCCGCCCGGCCAGTGGGCCACCGTCCGGGCCGGCTGGCGCGTGGTCGTCGGCGACCCGCGGCTGCTGACCCTGCTCGCGATTGCCTGCTGTTCGGGGTTCTACGTGGTGCCGGAGGGGCTCGCGGTGCCGTTCGCGGCCGAGATCGACGCCGGTTCCTCCGGCGTCGGCTGGCTGCTCGTCGCCAACCCCGTGGGGACGGTCGTCGGCATGCTGGTGCTGGGCCGGCTCCGGCCGGAGCGCCGGCTCGCGCTGATGGGACCGCTCGCGGTCGCGAGCAGCCTGGTGCTGATCCCCACCGGGCTGCTGCCCGGCCTGACCCTCTCGGTCGTGCTGTGGACCGTGAGCGGGGCGTGCTCCGCCCACGACATGGTCGTCCAGGCCGCCTACGTCCAGTCGGTGCCCGCACACCGCCGAGGCCAGGCGGTCGGGCTCGCGATCGCCGCCCTGCGGGCAGCGCAAGGCCTCGCCATCGTCGCCGCCGGCGTCCTGGCCCAGTTCCTCTCACCGTCGACGATCATCCTCGTCGCGGCGATCGTGGGCACCCTGGCCGCCGGCGCCGCATGGCACCGCTGGTCCCGCTTGGCCTCGCCCCGCGCCCATCCACCACCCCAGGGCGAAGCCGGCAGTCTCCTCGACCGGTCTCGAACGGCCGGAAACACACCATGA
- a CDS encoding GGDEF domain-containing protein produces the protein MIRRTRSWFVGWALWQAPPPVRVLVVLACTVAAGTSIATAFPFPITGSDVARFSVLAVCAVVSVELTRHIERRRVYGHSSSVAYIDTKAVWSFAAVIVLPPVFATAMVILTYLLTWTRVQHERSGGLVYRWLFSGATVLCGTQAAVAVLALGMHDYPGAPATSGLAGLSDLGVITLAAVLRWAINVALVMVAIALSKPNIEVRELFSNFGEQMLEAGAMGLGLVAATVVVTNPFVMPGIVVAIVALHRGILVNQYQQASRTDAKTGLSTAGWWHDFADQALVRARDHGATLGLLIVDLDHFKRLNDTFGHPHGDRVLKAVAEELIAEIRNEDACGRWGGEEFVVVLPDVGDHRNLYNVAQRIRRRIESVAVEPPAHLADAGDPAFTASVGGAIYPSPGVGNLDELLLAADTALYAAKNGGRNTVRLSELDLPAAPVRPTLSPSAEPPSSAG, from the coding sequence ATGATTCGGCGAACTCGGAGCTGGTTCGTCGGCTGGGCGCTCTGGCAGGCGCCGCCGCCTGTGCGCGTGCTCGTCGTGCTGGCGTGCACGGTCGCCGCCGGCACGAGCATCGCGACCGCGTTCCCGTTCCCGATCACCGGTTCCGACGTCGCCCGGTTCAGCGTGCTGGCGGTCTGTGCCGTGGTCTCGGTCGAACTCACCCGGCACATCGAACGTCGCCGGGTCTACGGCCACAGCAGTTCGGTCGCCTACATCGACACGAAGGCGGTCTGGAGCTTCGCCGCCGTCATCGTCCTGCCGCCGGTGTTCGCCACGGCGATGGTCATCCTGACCTACCTGCTGACCTGGACCCGCGTTCAGCACGAGCGTTCGGGCGGTCTGGTCTACCGCTGGTTGTTCTCGGGCGCGACGGTGCTGTGCGGCACCCAGGCCGCGGTCGCCGTCCTGGCCCTCGGCATGCACGACTACCCCGGCGCGCCGGCCACGTCCGGGCTGGCCGGGCTCTCCGACCTCGGCGTCATCACACTCGCCGCGGTGCTGCGATGGGCCATCAACGTCGCCCTCGTGATGGTGGCGATCGCCCTCAGCAAGCCGAACATCGAGGTGCGCGAGCTGTTCTCGAACTTCGGTGAGCAGATGCTCGAGGCCGGTGCGATGGGCCTCGGGCTGGTCGCCGCCACGGTAGTCGTGACCAACCCGTTCGTCATGCCGGGCATCGTCGTCGCCATCGTCGCGCTGCACCGCGGCATCCTGGTCAACCAGTACCAGCAGGCGTCGCGCACCGATGCGAAGACCGGGCTGTCGACCGCCGGGTGGTGGCACGACTTCGCCGACCAGGCGCTCGTCCGGGCCCGCGACCACGGCGCGACCCTGGGTCTGCTGATCGTCGACCTCGACCACTTCAAGCGGCTCAACGACACGTTCGGGCACCCGCACGGCGACCGCGTGCTCAAGGCGGTGGCGGAAGAGCTGATCGCGGAGATCCGCAACGAGGACGCCTGCGGCCGGTGGGGCGGCGAGGAGTTCGTCGTGGTGCTGCCCGACGTCGGCGACCACCGCAACCTGTACAACGTGGCGCAGCGCATCCGACGGCGCATCGAGTCCGTCGCTGTCGAGCCGCCGGCGCACCTCGCCGACGCCGGCGACCCCGCGTTCACGGCGTCGGTCGGTGGCGCCATCTACCCGTCGCCGGGCGTCGGCAACCTCGACGAACTGCTGCTGGCCGCCGACACCGCGCTCTACGCGGCCAAGAACGGCGGCCGCAACACGGTCCGGCTCAGCGAGCTCGACCTCCCGGCCGCCCCGGTCCGGCCGACCCTCTCGCCGTCGGCGGAACCGCCGTCGTCGGCCGGCTGA
- a CDS encoding lactonase family protein — MRAFIGAATSGGQGRPAAGITVADIEKGVVTPVGEPALHGVGNPMYLALSDDGRVLYAIHEVDDGAVSAWAVGDGAPRPLGEPRSTGGNGPCHLSVHPSGRYLLTADYGSGSLSVHPIGADGSLGDATHVVRHEGGGPDPERQNGPHAHMIVTDPERGHVLAADLGTDTVYRYALDDATGRLSLVDEITLAPGAGPRHLVIRGRYAYVVTELASTVTVVDLTTAEVVADVSTHVDDGRGASYPSAIRIGADGRFLYVANRFVDDIAVLSVDGPDVALVATVPCGGGHPRDLELDPSGEYLYVANQFTDQLVSFRIDRQTGRPEPTGDVLSTPSPASILFG; from the coding sequence ATGCGCGCATTCATCGGGGCCGCCACCTCGGGTGGCCAGGGCCGGCCAGCAGCAGGCATCACCGTCGCCGACATCGAGAAGGGCGTGGTGACGCCGGTCGGCGAGCCGGCCCTCCACGGCGTCGGCAATCCCATGTACCTGGCGTTGTCGGACGACGGCCGGGTGCTCTACGCGATCCACGAGGTCGACGACGGCGCGGTCAGCGCGTGGGCGGTCGGCGATGGCGCACCGCGGCCGCTGGGCGAGCCGCGGTCCACGGGCGGCAACGGGCCGTGCCACCTCTCGGTGCACCCGAGCGGACGGTACCTGCTCACCGCCGACTACGGGTCCGGCTCGCTGAGCGTGCACCCCATCGGCGCCGACGGCTCGCTGGGCGACGCCACGCACGTCGTCCGGCACGAGGGCGGCGGACCCGACCCGGAGCGGCAGAACGGCCCGCACGCGCACATGATCGTCACCGACCCCGAGCGCGGCCACGTCCTGGCCGCCGACCTCGGCACCGACACCGTCTACCGCTACGCCCTCGACGACGCGACCGGCCGGCTGTCGCTGGTGGACGAGATCACGCTCGCGCCCGGCGCCGGGCCCCGTCACCTCGTCATCCGCGGCCGGTACGCGTACGTCGTCACCGAGCTGGCCTCCACGGTCACGGTCGTCGACCTGACGACGGCCGAGGTCGTCGCCGACGTCTCGACGCACGTCGACGACGGCCGCGGGGCGAGCTACCCGTCGGCCATCCGGATCGGCGCCGACGGCCGGTTCCTGTACGTGGCGAACCGCTTCGTCGACGACATCGCCGTGCTGTCCGTCGACGGGCCGGACGTCGCGCTGGTCGCGACCGTGCCCTGCGGCGGCGGCCACCCGCGCGACCTCGAGCTGGACCCGTCCGGCGAGTACCTGTACGTCGCCAACCAGTTCACCGACCAGCTGGTGTCGTTCCGCATCGACCGGCAGACCGGCCGGCCCGAGCCCACGGGGGACGTGCTCAGCACGCCGAGCCCGGCCAGCATCCTGTTCGGCTGA
- a CDS encoding multidrug effflux MFS transporter, with product MPARTRAVPDADGVTGLSRSTMIRRILVLGALTALGPLTIDLYLPAFPDIAGDLGATEAQVQLTLTGTLLGFAVGQLILGPWSDAVGRRRPLIAATLMHVVASLLCAVAPTIEVLGVFRVLQGMAAAAGAVVSMAVVRDLYTGMPAIRLLSRLMLVTGVAPVLAPTLGGQMLQFTDWRGVFWVLAALGLGLVAVVLFGLQETLPEERRRSGGVADTLRTYGSILRERTFVGLMLTGGLMMAALFGYISGSSFVFQDVFGLSEQAYGILFGVNSLGLIAATQLNARLVRRVRPQWILAGALVAASVAAALMVLFAATGLLGIYGIAVPLFVILTTVGFTMPNIPVLALAGHSRSAGTAAALLGAMNFVVGAVSAPLVGAFGTGSAVPMAGVMFAMSVLAVGAMFLVARPKQISGLEPDPPITGETPPPAVVEAHVPEPAAAGRRGRRRLTPGGAHRPAAMHDTVPGRPGARRARRQRTRS from the coding sequence TTGCCTGCGCGCACTCGCGCCGTGCCGGACGCCGACGGCGTCACCGGCCTGTCCCGCAGCACGATGATCCGCCGGATCCTCGTGCTCGGCGCGCTCACCGCACTCGGACCGCTGACCATCGATCTCTACCTGCCCGCGTTCCCCGACATCGCGGGCGACCTCGGCGCCACCGAGGCCCAGGTCCAGCTGACCCTCACCGGCACGCTGCTGGGCTTCGCCGTCGGCCAGCTCATCCTCGGCCCGTGGTCCGACGCCGTCGGCCGCCGCCGTCCGCTCATCGCCGCCACGCTGATGCACGTCGTGGCGTCGCTGCTGTGCGCCGTCGCGCCCACCATCGAGGTGCTCGGGGTCTTCCGCGTCCTGCAGGGCATGGCCGCCGCGGCCGGTGCCGTCGTGTCCATGGCCGTGGTCCGCGACCTCTACACCGGCATGCCCGCCATCCGGCTGCTGTCGCGGCTGATGCTGGTCACCGGCGTCGCACCGGTGCTGGCGCCGACGCTGGGCGGCCAGATGCTGCAGTTCACCGACTGGCGCGGCGTCTTCTGGGTGCTGGCCGCCCTCGGCCTCGGGCTGGTCGCCGTCGTCCTGTTCGGGCTGCAGGAGACGCTGCCCGAGGAGCGTCGCCGCTCCGGCGGGGTCGCCGACACCCTGCGCACGTATGGCTCGATCCTGCGCGAGCGCACGTTCGTGGGCCTCATGCTGACCGGCGGGCTGATGATGGCCGCGCTGTTCGGCTACATCTCCGGCTCGTCGTTCGTGTTCCAGGACGTGTTCGGGTTGTCCGAGCAGGCCTACGGCATCCTCTTCGGCGTCAACTCGCTCGGGCTCATCGCGGCGACGCAGCTCAACGCGCGGCTGGTGCGCCGGGTGCGGCCACAGTGGATCCTGGCCGGCGCACTGGTCGCCGCCTCGGTGGCTGCCGCGCTCATGGTGCTGTTCGCGGCCACCGGGCTGCTGGGCATCTACGGCATCGCGGTGCCGCTGTTCGTCATCCTCACCACGGTCGGCTTCACCATGCCGAACATCCCGGTGCTGGCGCTGGCCGGGCACAGCCGCTCGGCGGGCACGGCGGCCGCGCTGCTGGGCGCCATGAACTTCGTCGTCGGCGCGGTCAGCGCGCCGCTGGTCGGGGCGTTCGGCACCGGCTCGGCGGTGCCCATGGCGGGCGTCATGTTCGCGATGTCGGTGCTCGCCGTCGGCGCGATGTTCCTGGTCGCGCGGCCCAAGCAGATCTCCGGTCTCGAGCCCGACCCGCCGATCACCGGCGAGACCCCGCCGCCGGCGGTGGTCGAGGCGCACGTGCCCGAGCCGGCCGCGGCCGGTCGCCGCGGCCGTCGCCGCCTCACCCCGGGCGGGGCGCACCGCCCGGCCGCCATGCACGACACCGTGCCGGGACGGCCGGGCGCCCGCCGGGCGCGCCGGCAGCGCACCCGGTCCTGA
- a CDS encoding SPW repeat protein translates to MTMPTPDIEQHPDVAAMRHRYDQLAETPVAQSADGLTFLAGLYVAMSPWVIGFSDHSALTMANLFTGIAAALLAAGFVASYGRFHGMAWVAPILGAWAIVAPWAVEGPTPENSAIVSNIIAGAVIVLCALAMMSGGMRRTRT, encoded by the coding sequence ATGACCATGCCGACTCCCGACATCGAACAACACCCCGACGTCGCCGCCATGAGGCACAGGTACGACCAGCTCGCCGAGACCCCCGTCGCGCAGTCCGCCGACGGCCTCACGTTCCTGGCCGGCCTCTACGTCGCGATGTCGCCATGGGTGATCGGATTCTCCGACCACTCCGCGCTCACCATGGCCAACCTGTTCACCGGCATCGCCGCCGCCCTGCTGGCAGCCGGGTTCGTGGCCTCCTACGGCCGCTTCCACGGCATGGCCTGGGTCGCGCCCATCCTCGGCGCCTGGGCCATCGTGGCGCCCTGGGCCGTCGAGGGGCCGACGCCGGAGAACTCCGCCATCGTGAGCAACATCATCGCCGGCGCCGTCATCGTGTTGTGCGCCCTCGCCATGATGTCCGGCGGCATGCGCCGGACGCGCACCTGA
- a CDS encoding nitroreductase family protein — MEFADVVVRRRMVRNYTDEPVDPAVVDRVLTHALHAPSAGFSQGWAFLRLDSPADVARFWDAATPPGDGSDAWSAGLRRAPVLIVPLSSKAAYLDRYAEPDKGWTDRDEARWTAPYWDIDTGMASLLMLLTVVDEGLGACFFGIPAERVDAFRAAFGVPADYKPIGVVSIGHRAPDRRSPSLRRGRRDLDAVVHRGRWSA, encoded by the coding sequence ATGGAGTTCGCCGACGTCGTCGTCCGTCGCCGCATGGTCCGCAACTACACCGACGAGCCGGTCGACCCCGCCGTCGTCGACCGCGTCCTCACCCACGCGCTGCACGCGCCGAGCGCCGGGTTCAGCCAGGGCTGGGCGTTCCTGCGCCTCGACTCCCCCGCCGACGTCGCCCGGTTCTGGGACGCGGCCACGCCGCCCGGCGACGGCTCCGACGCGTGGTCGGCCGGGCTGCGCCGAGCACCCGTGCTGATCGTGCCGCTGTCGTCGAAGGCGGCCTACCTCGACCGGTACGCGGAGCCGGACAAGGGCTGGACCGACCGCGACGAGGCGCGCTGGACGGCGCCGTACTGGGACATCGACACCGGCATGGCCAGCCTGCTCATGCTCCTGACCGTCGTCGACGAGGGCCTGGGCGCCTGCTTCTTCGGCATCCCCGCCGAGCGCGTCGACGCGTTCCGCGCGGCCTTCGGCGTCCCGGCCGACTACAAGCCGATCGGCGTCGTCAGCATCGGCCACCGCGCGCCCGACCGCCGTTCGCCGTCGCTGCGCCGCGGCCGCCGCGACCTCGACGCCGTGGTGCACCGAGGCCGCTGGTCGGCCTGA
- a CDS encoding SRPBCC domain-containing protein — protein sequence MTTAPDAPPPADDRRGTFGVGDDGAWQVRFERRLRHRPERVWQALVDPDQQDRWVPGVRIEAVVGGTVTYDFGDEGTADGVVLAVEPLVALEHTWRWPGEPESTVRWELTASGDGTVLVLLHRPLRPEPAVDFGTGWHAMLDALGVHLDGGDVAALEPDWAGLAATYAAAAGRG from the coding sequence ATGACGACGGCTCCCGACGCTCCTCCGCCCGCCGACGACCGCCGCGGCACGTTCGGTGTCGGCGACGACGGCGCCTGGCAGGTGCGGTTCGAACGCCGGCTGCGGCACCGCCCCGAGCGCGTCTGGCAGGCACTGGTCGACCCCGACCAGCAGGACCGCTGGGTTCCCGGCGTCCGCATCGAGGCGGTCGTAGGCGGCACGGTCACCTACGACTTCGGCGACGAGGGGACGGCCGACGGCGTCGTCCTCGCGGTCGAGCCGTTGGTGGCGCTCGAGCACACCTGGCGGTGGCCGGGCGAGCCCGAGTCCACGGTGCGCTGGGAACTCACCGCGTCCGGCGACGGCACCGTCCTCGTGCTCCTGCACCGGCCGCTGCGCCCCGAGCCGGCCGTCGACTTCGGCACGGGCTGGCACGCCATGCTCGACGCGCTCGGCGTCCACCTCGACGGCGGCGATGTCGCGGCGCTGGAACCCGACTGGGCCGGCCTGGCCGCGACGTACGCGGCGGCGGCCGGGCGCGGGTGA
- a CDS encoding helix-turn-helix transcriptional regulator: MTSDVFEALADPTRRRLLELVTRREHTAGELAAEFDVSRPAVSRHLRVLREAGLVDWRGEGQRRLYRLRPGGLAEVDDWLERTRDNWAARLDAFEAHLDERWKDIP, translated from the coding sequence ATGACCTCAGACGTCTTCGAGGCGCTGGCCGACCCGACCCGCCGGCGGCTGCTCGAGCTGGTCACGCGTCGCGAGCACACCGCGGGCGAGCTGGCCGCGGAGTTCGACGTCAGCCGGCCGGCCGTCTCGCGGCACCTGCGGGTGCTGCGCGAGGCCGGCCTGGTCGACTGGCGCGGCGAGGGGCAGCGCCGGCTGTACCGCCTGCGGCCCGGTGGCCTGGCCGAGGTCGACGACTGGCTGGAGCGCACCCGGGACAACTGGGCGGCGCGGCTCGACGCCTTCGAAGCACATCTGGACGAACGATGGAAGGACATCCCATGA
- a CDS encoding DUF1648 domain-containing protein, whose translation MTEQTTGGPGRGVLTRALLAAAGLPIAIGAVGAALVLGWRDELPARVASHWGADGTADGFSSVSTVAWLIAGFAAAFAVIGVVLVIAVRADGTVTRVVAATTAGTTAFVTALVVLLTERQRGTADAASVELPGAVIALAVAAGVVVALLAVALTPRWTSPGRPLGPLPPGATEAPQLAVGAGERVVWTRSAATGGLPAVVLVAGIGVTAVVGVLARQWWVLGIGVALAVLAAAMFSITVTVDERGLTVRGRFGRPRLHTSLDRIARASTVTVRPARDFGGWGYRLSAVGPLKGTRGYVLRGGEALLVERTDGVRTLVTVDDAGTAAALLNALLERRFGGV comes from the coding sequence ATGACGGAGCAGACGACGGGTGGCCCGGGCCGCGGCGTGCTGACACGGGCGCTGCTGGCCGCGGCCGGCCTGCCGATCGCGATCGGCGCCGTGGGCGCCGCGCTGGTGCTGGGCTGGCGCGACGAGTTGCCGGCGCGGGTCGCCAGCCACTGGGGCGCCGACGGGACGGCGGACGGCTTCAGCTCGGTGTCCACGGTGGCCTGGCTGATCGCGGGGTTCGCCGCCGCGTTCGCCGTCATCGGGGTCGTGCTGGTCATCGCGGTCCGCGCCGACGGCACCGTCACCCGGGTCGTCGCCGCCACCACGGCCGGCACGACGGCGTTCGTCACGGCGCTGGTCGTGCTGTTGACCGAGCGGCAGCGCGGGACGGCCGACGCTGCCTCCGTCGAGCTGCCCGGGGCGGTCATCGCGCTGGCGGTGGCCGCCGGTGTCGTCGTCGCGCTGCTGGCCGTGGCGCTGACGCCGCGCTGGACGTCGCCCGGCCGGCCGCTCGGGCCGCTGCCGCCCGGCGCCACCGAGGCGCCGCAGCTGGCCGTCGGCGCTGGTGAGCGGGTGGTCTGGACCCGGTCCGCCGCCACCGGCGGCCTGCCCGCCGTCGTGCTCGTCGCCGGCATCGGCGTCACCGCGGTCGTCGGCGTCCTGGCCCGGCAGTGGTGGGTGCTCGGCATCGGTGTGGCGCTGGCCGTCCTCGCGGCCGCGATGTTCTCCATCACGGTGACGGTCGACGAGCGCGGGCTCACGGTCCGCGGCCGGTTCGGGCGGCCGCGTCTGCACACGTCGCTGGACCGCATCGCGCGAGCCAGCACCGTCACCGTCCGCCCGGCCCGCGACTTCGGCGGCTGGGGCTACCGCCTCTCCGCCGTCGGCCCGCTGAAGGGCACCCGCGGGTACGTGCTGCGCGGCGGCGAGGCGCTGCTGGTCGAACGGACCGACGGCGTGCGCACTCTCGTCACCGTCGACGACGCCGGCACCGCGGCGGCGCTGCTCAACGCCCTGCTGGAGCGTCGCTTCGGCGGTGTCTGA